The Moorena producens PAL-8-15-08-1 genomic interval TGTTGTTTGACAAGGTGGTGCGTTACGGGGCGGGCTGTCTAAACCCTGGCGCTTGAGCGGAAAATGAGGCCCCCCTAACACACCCTACGCAACTTTTTTTACAAATATGAGATGCACCCGACTTTGATTCACCTGTAACCTGTAGCAAGGGAGCATTCAAGCAATATTAATGGTTGTAGAGAGCCGGGTAATTCTCTGGTTGGATTACAGACAACCTTTTACTATCTCTAATAAATTTTCTCTGATTTTGCTATCAGTATCAGCGCTAGAATCACTTAGTAAGTTTAACAAATTTTCCTTAACTTCCTCTTCTTCTGCTTCCAGCTGTTTTTTACCTTCTAAGTCTTCTAATTTTTGACGCCATTCTCTACGACTCCCATAGGATTCCTTGCTAGCCTGTTTGATAGTTTCACGATAACCTTCCTCCGTGTCCAAATCAAACACAAACATAAAATAAGATATATCTTTCGACATAATCTTATTGGCTATTGCTAAGGCTGATTCATCGGGAGCAACTTGCCAGACCTGTTCAAATACTCTACACAACTCATAAGCCATCGAATTATTACTTTTTTTATAGGCTTCCTGTATTTCCTTGAGTTTTTCACTTTTGCTGACAGTTGCCATGTTTATAACCCCTTATTATTGTTTTGAGATGAAACTACTTCAGTCCAGTACTGGTGTATTACTAATCATTGGGGGCTGTGTGCCAAGGGTTGCGTCTGCACCTTGTTAAGCCCTGTTGAAAATCGATGAGCGACTGCATCCAGAGCTAAGCATACAGCTAGCTTCAAGCCTGGTCAAGATCGGCCTTTGGTGTTTTAATCGGAACCAAACCTTAGGATATTATCAATAATCGGACTTAATCATACTGAATCATATTTTAAGGGCGTCTGATCATAAGCATTTAAAAAGCTCGTGATTCAGACGCCCTTGTTTTCACCAGGATTTATCCAGGGGTAAGTTCAATCTTATTCTGGAAAATTTCCATTCAAGAGGTCTAAGTTGCTAGGATCAGCAGCCAAATTACTCCCCTCATCTAAGTTGTAAGCACGAGCAGTATTATCATCAAGAAGGTTGTCTTGCGGTAATTCAGGACTATCGGTGGGTTCACCATAGCCATAGACCATGCTATTCTCATGGTCGAATTCTGGTTCTGGACTACCAATATTGCTCTCTTGGTAAGCATTGAAGCCAGTCCCTGCGGGAATCAGACGTCCAATGATGACATTCTCCTTCAGACCCCTGAGCCAGTCAGATTTACCTTCGATGGCTGCTTCTGTAAGCACACGAGTAGTTTCTTGGAAGCTAGCAGCAGAGATAAATGAATCTGTATTAAGGGATGCTTTGGTAATTCCCAGTAGTACCGGTGTATACTGAGCTGGGGCACCACCAGTGATCGCCATAGCTTCATTGACTGTCTCAATCTGCCGCAACTCCACAAGTTCTCCTGGTAGCATAGTGGTATCACCACCATCGTCTACCCTGACTTTAGAAGTCATCTGACGAACAATCACCTCAATATGCTTATCAGCAATATCAATTCCTTGAGACTGATACACCGACTGCACTTCATTGACCAAAAATGCCTGTGCCTGTTGCAATCCCTTTAAAGCCGCTTCGTAGACACCTCTCTTTTCGAGACAGTAGTTGAAGAAAATCTCTAAAATTTCATGGGGATTGGCTGGGCCATCGGTGATGGGTTCAGCGGTACCGACTTGCTGACCATCGGAAACAATAGCATTTTGCCCAGGGGAAATGGGGTAATCGGTCACGACTCCATCTGACTCAATTACCTTGATATCAACGGTTTCGCCTTCTTCATAAATCACCTGGGCTTCTCCAGGACGTCTGGCCAAGATACAGGCTTCTTTGGGTTTGCGAGCTTCTAGTAGTTCTTCAATCCTGGGCAAACCTTGGATAATATCCCCTGTCTTGGCCCGTTCAAACACCAGTAGCACCAGGTTATCACCCCGCTGCACCAAATCTCCCTTGTCAATTTGCAAAATTGCCCCCGCAGAAACTCGGTATGGACGAGCCAGTCGCAGGATAACGGCATCATCACTTACCATTACCACCTGACCTGATTCTTGAGCAGGTGTCCCTTCAGCTAAGGTGTTGGTACCAACGACCAAATCCCCTACTTTAACTGTGGCAGGAGAGGTAATCGGCATTGTCACTCGGTCAGCATCCCTGACCACCAGTACTCGGCGAATGGCTTCCAATCCTTCTTGAATCCCCCGGATTTCACCAGCTTCCTTGCACTGAATTTCTGTTCGAGCCACTACCGCACCTGGAGGAATTTCGTCCCCATCTTTGACTAAAACCCGGGTTTTGGTATTGCCCCCTAACGGATCTGCATTGGTATCCCGGCGAAGCACCAACGACTCCAGGATCACCAGTTGTAATCGCATATCCTCAGAGGCTTCCTCCTCCTCAGTAGCAACTAACTCAATGTCAGCACTCAGCTGGGATGAACTACTAGTATGGTCATTGCTACCATCGGGGTTGCTCATTTCCAATACCAACTGGGTGCGGAGTAATTCCACCCCATCTACAGACTTGACCCGTTCTCCATCCTTATAGGGAATGCGTTGGATGGCTCGCAATTCAATCTGGGTTCCTTGGGTACCTTCGTTGGAATTGTTTTGGGTATTAATGGACGCCTGAGAGGGAACCGCTGGCTTATCTGGTACAGCAAACTCCGTTACTGGCCGCAGCAACAGTCCCATACCATCAGGTGTGTCAACTGCTTCTCCATAACAAAGGTAGTCTACCGTTATCCCTGGCAAATCCTCCGAGCCGGGATAGATTAGCTGACCCTCACTAGTCATGGTCTCTGGTAGGTTTTCCACCAGATGAAATTCTCCAGGCTTAACCACAATTTCCCGGAGGATGTCATTTTTTTGGACAACTTCCACCACACCGGAGGACTGACAGAAGATATCCTTAACCACTTCTGTGCCTGCTTCCACATATTGACCGTCTTCCACAAGCAGCAAGGAAATATCCTTGTTGACCTCATGGCATTCTTCCGGAATCCAGAGTAAGGTACCGCCTTTGGTAACTTCGTAACCTTGCTTGGCTTTACCCCGTTTAGCCACCTCTACACCAGCATATTTAATAATGCCACCGGTTTTA includes:
- a CDS encoding DNA-directed RNA polymerase subunit beta' codes for the protein MADKKAQKDLIFYNRIVDKGRLKKLISWAYTKYGSARTAQMADKLKDLGFRYATQAGVSISVDDLQVPPAKRQMLDEAEAMIRATEGRFTRGEITEVERFQKVIDTWNGTSEALKDEVVRNFKDTNPLNSVYMMAFSGARGNLSQVRQLVGMRGLMANPQGEIIDLPIKTNFREGLTVTEYIISSYGARKGLVDTALRTADSGYLTRRLVDVSQDVIVRDLDCGTSRGIKITPMTDGDRVLIPLADKLLGRIVAEELVHPKTGEVIAKQNQDVSDELAKEIESSGIKEVMVRSPLTCEAQRSVCQRCYGWSLAHGHMVDLGEAVGIIAAQSIGEPGTQLTMRTFHTGGVFTGEVARQLSAPMKGVVSFGKGLRTRQVRTRHGDDRQQVELAGDLILQPTNGSGKTFPLTAGSLVLVSDGQTVSKGDLLAEVALSKSRPSTEKAAKDVASDLAGEVLFADLVPEEKTDRQGNTTRIAQRSGLLWILSGDVYNLPPGAEPVVKNGDSVEIGTVLAETKLVTLNGGVVRLTPGKREIDIITASVRLDQSQVRMESTGGREQYVIHTANNQHFSLKATPGTKVVNHQVVAELIDDQYYTKTGGIIKYAGVEVAKRGKAKQGYEVTKGGTLLWIPEECHEVNKDISLLLVEDGQYVEAGTEVVKDIFCQSSGVVEVVQKNDILREIVVKPGEFHLVENLPETMTSEGQLIYPGSEDLPGITVDYLCYGEAVDTPDGMGLLLRPVTEFAVPDKPAVPSQASINTQNNSNEGTQGTQIELRAIQRIPYKDGERVKSVDGVELLRTQLVLEMSNPDGSNDHTSSSSQLSADIELVATEEEEASEDMRLQLVILESLVLRRDTNADPLGGNTKTRVLVKDGDEIPPGAVVARTEIQCKEAGEIRGIQEGLEAIRRVLVVRDADRVTMPITSPATVKVGDLVVGTNTLAEGTPAQESGQVVMVSDDAVILRLARPYRVSAGAILQIDKGDLVQRGDNLVLLVFERAKTGDIIQGLPRIEELLEARKPKEACILARRPGEAQVIYEEGETVDIKVIESDGVVTDYPISPGQNAIVSDGQQVGTAEPITDGPANPHEILEIFFNYCLEKRGVYEAALKGLQQAQAFLVNEVQSVYQSQGIDIADKHIEVIVRQMTSKVRVDDGGDTTMLPGELVELRQIETVNEAMAITGGAPAQYTPVLLGITKASLNTDSFISAASFQETTRVLTEAAIEGKSDWLRGLKENVIIGRLIPAGTGFNAYQESNIGSPEPEFDHENSMVYGYGEPTDSPELPQDNLLDDNTARAYNLDEGSNLAADPSNLDLLNGNFPE